The Methanocella arvoryzae MRE50 genome includes a region encoding these proteins:
- a CDS encoding PaaI family thioesterase: MADVAQYFRDNDLFAQHCGIELLEAAGGSSKARMVIQKHHLNGIGTVHGGVIFTLADYAFASACNSHGTVAVAINCSISYVKPSSTGVLTATARETSLGGRIGTYAIDITDENGCLIAIFQGMAYRKKETMDDLIKMKAQH; the protein is encoded by the coding sequence ATGGCTGACGTTGCACAATATTTCCGGGACAATGATCTATTTGCACAGCACTGCGGCATCGAGCTGCTGGAGGCGGCAGGCGGAAGCTCGAAGGCCAGAATGGTCATTCAGAAGCACCACCTTAACGGCATCGGGACAGTCCACGGCGGCGTCATCTTTACGCTGGCCGATTATGCCTTCGCCTCAGCCTGCAACTCTCATGGCACCGTGGCGGTAGCCATCAACTGCAGCATCTCATATGTGAAACCCTCATCGACCGGCGTACTTACAGCCACCGCCCGGGAAACGTCGCTGGGCGGCCGCATCGGCACCTACGCCATCGACATCACCGACGAGAACGGCTGCCTTATCGCCATATTCCAGGGCATGGCCTACAGGAAAAAGGAGACCATGGATGACCTGATCAAGATGAAGGCTCAGCACTGA
- a CDS encoding RAD55 family ATPase, which translates to MERVSTGIDELDQFISGGYPRGKSVLVTGTPGSGKTIIAIHFIYRGCQDGKKCVYIATEEELEDILHQAESIGRDIRPFYESGQLKIIKLYEERAYTTIQTMSLGFEKIDSLQSDIISLVEKIPGETDLVVIDNLGVFTLNMSMDEFRKQLDTLNLLLGKQHYTSLYIMDDTSNRRTEGVASYSAYGVIRLSIKENPYTNLRERHLEISKMRATSIPLESYAFNITSEGIMILQKKGVWSL; encoded by the coding sequence ATGGAACGCGTTTCGACAGGCATAGATGAGCTGGACCAGTTTATCAGCGGAGGCTACCCCCGGGGAAAAAGCGTGCTCGTAACAGGGACTCCCGGATCTGGCAAGACTATTATTGCCATCCACTTCATCTACAGGGGCTGCCAGGACGGTAAAAAATGCGTTTATATAGCCACTGAAGAAGAGCTGGAGGACATCCTGCATCAGGCGGAGAGCATCGGCCGGGACATCAGGCCTTTCTACGAGTCCGGCCAGCTGAAGATCATTAAGCTATACGAGGAGAGAGCGTACACCACAATTCAGACGATGTCCCTGGGCTTTGAAAAGATCGACAGCCTGCAGTCGGACATCATCAGCCTGGTCGAGAAGATCCCGGGAGAGACAGACCTGGTCGTCATCGATAACCTCGGCGTGTTTACCCTGAACATGTCCATGGATGAGTTTCGAAAACAGCTGGATACCCTCAACCTTTTGCTGGGCAAGCAACACTATACCTCATTGTACATAATGGACGACACGTCCAACCGCCGCACGGAGGGCGTGGCATCCTACTCCGCATATGGCGTGATCCGCCTCTCCATCAAGGAGAATCCGTACACGAACCTGAGAGAGCGGCACCTCGAGATCAGCAAGATGAGGGCGACAAGCATCCCGCTGGAGAGCTACGCGTTCAACATCACGTCCGAAGGCATCATGATATTACAAAAGAAGGGTGTCTGGTCCCTTTAG
- the grpE gene encoding nucleotide exchange factor GrpE — translation MDSKSVPGGDESEKINRQEQATAEEPNEGDEVARLTRQVEEYLTGLRYLQADFENYKKRVAREKEDVVRYANEGLILELIDAYENMERAVANAKKSGDGQMAKGLEMIYAQMSATLSRHGLKPIEAVGKKFDPRLHEAMMQEASEDVEEGTILDEFQRGYMLHSKVIRCAKVKVSKR, via the coding sequence ATGGACTCGAAAAGCGTCCCCGGAGGGGATGAATCTGAAAAGATTAATCGGCAAGAGCAAGCTACAGCCGAGGAACCGAACGAAGGCGACGAAGTCGCCCGCCTGACACGACAGGTGGAGGAGTACCTGACCGGTCTGCGCTACCTGCAGGCGGATTTCGAGAACTACAAGAAACGCGTTGCCCGGGAAAAGGAAGACGTCGTCCGGTACGCTAACGAAGGGCTCATCCTCGAGCTCATCGACGCGTACGAGAACATGGAACGTGCCGTTGCAAACGCAAAGAAGTCGGGCGACGGACAGATGGCCAAAGGACTGGAGATGATCTACGCCCAGATGTCGGCCACGCTGTCCAGACATGGCCTGAAGCCGATCGAGGCGGTGGGCAAGAAATTCGACCCACGCCTGCATGAAGCGATGATGCAGGAAGCTTCGGAGGATGTCGAGGAGGGCACGATTCTCGACGAGTTCCAGCGAGGCTATATGTTACATTCAAAAGTCATTCGCTGTGCGAAAGTGAAAGTATCTAAGAGGTAG
- the dnaK gene encoding molecular chaperone DnaK produces MSKILGIDLGTSNSEAAIMEGGKPVIIPSAEGARMFPSVVAFTKTGERLVGEAARRQAVTNPERTIIAIKRKMGTDYKVEIDGKKYTPQEISAMILQKIKQDAEAYIGEKITKAVITVPAYFNDNQRQATKDAGTIAGLEVLRVINEPTAAALAFGLDKKGSQKILVFDLGGGTLDVTIMEMGDGVFEVLSTSGDTQLGGTDMDNKIIDYIASQFKKDTGIDLRNDKMAMQRLRDAAEKAKIELSSTLQTQVNLPFITADASGPKHLDMMLTRATLEELVREVVERCYAPMRQAISDAKLTANQIDRIILVGGPTRMPIIIETIKKFFGKEPERGIDPMECVAMGASIQGGVLAGEVKDLLLLDVTPLSLGIETLGNVATRLIERNTTIPTRKSQVFSTAADNQTSVEIHVIQGERPMAYDNTTLGRFHLIGIPPAPRGIPQIEVTFDIDANGILNVKAKDLGTGKEQAITITASTKLDKSDIERMVKDAEKFAAEDAAKKEKAEVMNQADTLLYSAEKTLADAGDKITADQKERVTKGSDALREAQKTGDIEKIKAATADLTKTMNEVATVLYQAAQQQYQQQQAAEQAAQQQSGGQQASGSNPGKDPNVVDADYEVVNDKK; encoded by the coding sequence ATGTCCAAAATTCTAGGAATTGACTTAGGGACCAGCAACTCGGAAGCGGCGATTATGGAGGGCGGCAAGCCCGTCATCATCCCCAGCGCCGAAGGCGCCAGGATGTTCCCGTCGGTGGTGGCGTTCACGAAGACCGGCGAGCGTCTGGTAGGCGAAGCCGCCAGGCGACAGGCCGTGACCAACCCTGAGCGTACCATCATAGCAATCAAGAGGAAGATGGGCACCGACTACAAGGTGGAGATCGACGGCAAGAAGTACACTCCGCAGGAAATCTCTGCCATGATCCTGCAGAAGATCAAGCAGGACGCAGAAGCGTACATCGGCGAGAAGATCACCAAGGCAGTCATCACGGTGCCGGCGTACTTCAACGACAACCAGCGTCAGGCTACCAAGGATGCGGGTACTATCGCCGGCCTGGAAGTCCTCCGTGTCATCAACGAGCCGACCGCAGCGGCTCTCGCTTTCGGCCTCGACAAGAAGGGCAGCCAGAAGATCCTGGTCTTCGACCTGGGCGGCGGCACTCTCGATGTCACCATCATGGAGATGGGCGACGGCGTGTTCGAGGTACTCTCCACGTCGGGCGACACCCAGCTGGGCGGCACCGACATGGACAACAAGATCATCGACTACATCGCCAGCCAGTTCAAGAAGGACACGGGCATCGACCTCCGCAACGACAAGATGGCAATGCAGAGGCTCAGGGATGCGGCAGAGAAGGCCAAGATCGAGCTTTCCAGCACCCTGCAGACCCAGGTCAACTTACCCTTCATCACAGCCGACGCAAGCGGCCCGAAGCACCTCGATATGATGCTTACCCGCGCCACGCTCGAAGAGCTGGTAAGAGAAGTCGTCGAGCGTTGCTATGCCCCTATGCGGCAGGCGATCTCTGACGCGAAGCTCACCGCAAACCAGATCGACAGGATCATCCTGGTCGGCGGCCCCACGAGGATGCCCATCATCATCGAGACGATCAAGAAGTTCTTCGGCAAGGAGCCGGAGCGGGGCATCGACCCGATGGAGTGCGTCGCTATGGGTGCCTCTATCCAGGGCGGCGTTCTGGCAGGCGAGGTCAAAGACCTGCTGCTGCTTGACGTCACCCCGCTGAGCCTCGGCATCGAGACGCTGGGTAACGTGGCTACCCGCCTCATCGAGCGCAACACCACGATCCCGACGAGGAAGAGCCAGGTTTTCTCCACGGCGGCCGACAACCAGACCTCTGTAGAGATCCACGTTATCCAGGGCGAAAGACCCATGGCTTACGACAACACCACGCTGGGCAGGTTCCACCTGATCGGCATTCCCCCTGCACCGAGGGGCATCCCCCAGATCGAGGTCACCTTCGATATCGACGCCAACGGCATCTTGAACGTCAAGGCAAAAGACCTGGGCACCGGCAAGGAGCAGGCGATTACCATCACCGCCTCGACCAAGCTGGACAAGTCCGATATCGAGCGCATGGTCAAGGATGCCGAAAAGTTCGCGGCAGAAGATGCGGCCAAGAAGGAGAAGGCCGAGGTCATGAACCAGGCAGACACTCTCCTGTATTCCGCTGAGAAGACCCTCGCAGACGCGGGTGACAAGATCACCGCAGACCAGAAGGAGCGCGTCACCAAGGGCTCCGATGCTCTGCGCGAAGCCCAGAAGACCGGCGACATCGAGAAGATCAAGGCTGCCACCGCCGACCTGACCAAGACCATGAACGAAGTGGCGACAGTCCTGTACCAGGCTGCCCAGCAGCAGTACCAGCAGCAACAGGCAGCAGAGCAGGCAGCGCAGCAGCAGTCCGGCGGCCAGCAGGCGTCTGGCAGTAACCCTGGCAAAGACCCCAACGTCGTGGACGCCGACTACGAAGTCGTCAACGACAAGAAATAA
- the dnaJ gene encoding molecular chaperone DnaJ, producing MAVNKRDYYEVLGVEKGASTDDIKRAYRKLALQYHPDRNKEAGAEEKFKEISEAYAVLSDDQKRSRYDQFGHAGMEGYSQSDIFNNFDIFRDMGFGDYDNLFEMFFGRGGGGSRGQPNRGSDLRHDLEIEFKEAAFGCEKEVVVPRMEPCDVCNGSGAKPGTKITTCPQCNGSGQVRQVTQSLFGQMVRVGTCGRCAGKGKTFDTPCPECRGKGRTRKVRKVLVKVPAGVDNGLQLRITGEGEPAPMPGGMPGDLYVQIRVRSHPFFQRYGEDVACLMPISFAQAAIGDEVEVETLTGKARIKIPAGTQTDTVFRLKGEGIQSLRSNRRGDMHVKVVIKTPSKLSDSQRKMYAEILAAEKEEARKGKHKTIFEKIGDAFK from the coding sequence GTGGCTGTTAACAAGCGAGACTATTACGAAGTACTGGGAGTCGAGAAGGGTGCCAGCACGGACGACATAAAAAGGGCGTACCGTAAGCTCGCCCTCCAGTACCACCCCGACCGGAACAAAGAGGCAGGCGCCGAGGAGAAGTTCAAGGAGATCTCCGAGGCGTACGCCGTCCTGTCCGACGACCAGAAGCGGTCCAGGTACGACCAGTTCGGCCACGCGGGCATGGAAGGCTACTCTCAGTCGGACATCTTCAACAACTTCGACATCTTCCGGGACATGGGTTTCGGAGACTACGACAACCTGTTCGAAATGTTCTTCGGCAGGGGAGGCGGCGGCTCCAGAGGCCAGCCTAACCGTGGCAGCGACCTGCGCCACGACCTGGAGATCGAATTCAAGGAAGCCGCTTTCGGCTGCGAGAAAGAGGTCGTCGTCCCCCGGATGGAGCCCTGCGACGTATGTAACGGCTCCGGCGCAAAGCCCGGGACGAAGATCACCACCTGCCCCCAGTGTAACGGCTCCGGCCAGGTGCGCCAGGTAACCCAGAGCCTGTTCGGCCAGATGGTCCGGGTAGGCACCTGCGGCCGCTGTGCCGGTAAAGGCAAGACCTTCGACACCCCTTGCCCCGAATGCAGGGGTAAGGGCAGGACACGAAAAGTCAGAAAAGTCCTCGTCAAAGTGCCCGCAGGCGTCGACAACGGCCTTCAGCTCCGGATCACCGGCGAAGGCGAGCCCGCGCCGATGCCAGGCGGCATGCCAGGCGACCTGTACGTCCAGATCAGAGTCCGGTCGCACCCGTTCTTCCAGCGGTACGGCGAAGACGTGGCGTGCCTCATGCCCATCTCCTTCGCCCAGGCGGCTATCGGCGACGAGGTCGAAGTCGAGACACTGACCGGCAAGGCGAGAATCAAGATCCCGGCCGGCACCCAGACAGACACCGTCTTCAGGCTCAAAGGCGAAGGCATCCAGAGCTTGAGATCTAATCGCAGGGGCGACATGCACGTCAAAGTCGTGATCAAGACCCCGTCGAAGCTGTCTGACAGCCAGCGGAAGATGTACGCCGAGATCCTGGCCGCCGAGAAGGAAGAGGCCAGGAAGGGCAAGCACAAGACTATCTTCGAGAAGATCGGCGACGCGTTCAAGTAA